A window of Lytechinus pictus isolate F3 Inbred chromosome 7, Lp3.0, whole genome shotgun sequence contains these coding sequences:
- the LOC129265627 gene encoding transmembrane protein 151B-like, with protein sequence MYGSLAVVFWCQTSIVEVIALNYQQEPITIKDSPCQDGYTFIPVAFLVLLYLVYLVECWYSDVRIEIQYREDVSTVYSRVRRIRNAYPVVWWRAISYHYNRHTRQVTRYRHGDAYTTTQEYFERINTHSAAGAFDFGECGVKDVSRQLNGLELHPLTRITFTKNFMFLNEEAENDYLSQRSRFFTENEGRDENLETREGLGLTEVEFTDEMVTYACSENLPWYVSMSMFWVTSLSLLSWPFRILISMQTAIVDYQIEKLFGTNYNSGMITVESWTGEGANGNRFNTVGSNRSLELLIRDNRHVVPSYSEALLMDIANGNHLRSGLTPTGPGPPFAAQRAKHEHNSHDTNTRHNYIHGSLRSRTLQRSATTAIGLCYVSSLSNDREAQSSTSDWTLRSPLTHNRSLSNGHTPSTSLRILPSRSSSSHTIGISNMFNRVKPFTNSSNTAGAASETENRAALIPTDDTEPNANQRKPLMSASSTPSNRRHRRPTSLPLCFGSQGSQQEDSEGMEDSQTDENQIESLVLMDGDGGVRTVTWHRANGFNQNSQGTGGMVVVPIDSPPPYDAALNMNDPDDEDAEEGETQAEDSVETSV encoded by the coding sequence AGGAACCAATCACGATCAAGGATAGTCCTTGTCAAGATGGGTACACCTTCATCCCTGTTGCTTTTCTCGTCCTGCTCTATCTTGTCTACCTAGTGGAATGTTGGTACAGTGACGTCCGCATTGAGATCCAATATCGGGAAGACGTGAGTACGGTTTACAGTCGGGTCCGTAGGATACGCAATGCCTACCCAGTGGTTTGGTGGAGGGCTATCTCCTATCATTACAACAGACATACGCGCCAGGTTACGCGGTATAGACATGGAGATGCCTACACAACGACTCAAGAGTATTTCGAAAGGATAAACACACACTCAGCAGCTGGGGCATTTGATTTTGGAGAATGTGGTGTAAAAGATGTTTCGAGACAGTTGAATGGATTAGAACTTCACCCTTTAACAAGGATCACGTTTACCAAAAACTTCATGTTTTTAAATGAGGAAGCGGAGAATGACTATCTATCACAGAGGTCACGTTTCTTTACAGAGAATGAGGGTCGGGATGAAAATTTAGAAACACGAGAAGGGCTTGGTCTCACTGAAGTTGAGTTCACCGATGAAATGGTGACATACGCGTGTTCTGAAAACCTTCCATGGTATGTGTCAATGTCAATGTTTTGGGTGACTTCTCTATCATTGCTTTCATGGCCTTTTAGAATCCTAATATCAATGCAAACTGCAATAGTTGACTACCAGATCGAGAAATTATTTGGAACGAACTACAATAGTGGAATGATCACAGTTGAGTCTTGGACAGGCGAGGGGGCAAATGGAAATAGATTCAATACTGTAGGTAGTAATAGGAGTCTTGAGTTACTTATACGTGACAATAGACATGTTGTCCCCAGCTACTCAGAGGCACTCCTTATGGACATAGCAAATGGAAACCATCTTCGGTCAGGCCTTACACCGACTGGACCGGGTCCGCCATTTGCTGCTCAGCGAGCTAAGCACGAACACAACAGTCATGATACAAACACGAGACACAACTACATACATGGATCTTTACGTTCAAGAACATTACAAAGATCTGCGACAACAGCTATAGGTCTCTGTTATGTATCGAGCTTATCAAACGATCGAGAAGCGCAGTCATCAACGAGTGACTGGACACTGCGATCACCTTTGACTCACAATAGATCTCTTTCCAATGGACACACACCTTCGACTAGTCTACGGATACTTCCATCCCGTAGTTCATCTAGTCACACCATAGGTATTAGCAATATGTTTAACCGCGTTAAACCATTTACGAACTCCTCCAATACGGCAGGAGCTGCAAGCGAAACTGAAAATAGGGCTGCACTGATCCCAACAGATGATACCGAGCCGAACGCTAATCAGAGAAAACCACTAATGTCTGCATCGTCGACACCAAGTAACAGACGCCATAGACGACCGACATCTCTGCCACTGTGCTTCGGTAGCCAAGGAAGTCAGCAAGAAGATAGTGAAGGTATGGAGGACAGTCAGACTGATGAGAATCAAATAGAATCGTTGGTCTTGATGGATGGTGATGGTGGGGTTCGGACTGTCACGTGGCATAGAGCCAATGGATTCAATCAAAACAGTCAAGGTACAGGTGGAATGGTAGTTGTACCCATCGACTCACCTCCACCTTACGACGCTGCACTTAATATGAACGATCCTGATGATGAAGATGCAGAAGAAGGAGAGACGCAAGCCGAAGACAGTGTTGAGACGTCTGTATAA